From Triticum urartu cultivar G1812 chromosome 2, Tu2.1, whole genome shotgun sequence, a single genomic window includes:
- the LOC125540276 gene encoding uncharacterized protein LOC125540276 isoform X1 — translation MCTVGLLPQQHTLHRANSHRPTHTPPPPPDGGRKMASLAIPDELLVDILLRLPTPEDLIRASAACVSFRRLITDRSFLRRFRKIHPPPLLGFLDPVVRRFHPAVRPHPSAPAAGAVALAADFSFAFLPAPGPPFAFIPAPARDWTVREVRDGRVLLDRPRRHDSGDGLGPLFNEMVVCDPLHRQYLLLPPIPDDMAASVADHLMIYGQSFAETFLVPPGVDEEEAATATEETSFRVIWVVLLQAKQMALVFSSRTGQWRALTRSESLPLPDFTWMACFRSRHYAHGCFYWISGEKLLVLDIQRMEFSMADHPPCARAPSDDVAIAEAGQGTIRMFVPTPNTARRSFTVWRNNGGISTQWQWQMENETILLPSGSLLTGAVGRHLLLYHVGSSSIRRGCYTRGVDTFQFERVCGSASLPKPSHVYCNFPPSLLSSPTVSSATPHADVRGEGGAVQVPEPQEVDAGGMEGSVLSVAAEAPSPNDEAEAGCGGRGGGAGAGAGAEPPEGAGAGGVA, via the exons ATGTGTACCGTGGGCTTACTTCCCCAACAGCACACGCTGCATCGTGCGAACTCCCACAGACCCACAcacacgccgccgccgccgccggacggcGGCCGGAAGATGGCCTCGCTGGCGATCCCCGACGAGCTACTAGTGGACATCCTCCTCCGCCTCCCCACCCCAGAAGACCTCAtccgcgcctccgccgcctgcgTCTCCTTCCGCCGCCTCATCACCGACCGCTCCTTCCTCCGGCGCTTCCGCAAGATCCACCCCCCGCCCCTCCTCGGCTTCCTCGACCCAGTTGTTCGCCGCTTCCACCCCGCCGTTCGGCCTCACCCCTCCGCGCCGGCGGCCGGCGCCGTCGCGCTCGCCGCCGACTTCTCCTTCGCCTTCCTCCCCGCCCCCGGCCCCCCCTTCGCCTTCATCCCCGCCCCCGCCCGGGACTGGACCGTGCGGGAAGTCCGCGACGGCCGCGTCCTCCTCGACAGACCCCGCCGCCACGACTCCGGTGATGGGCTCGGACCCCTCTTCAATGAGATGGTGGTGTGCGACCCCCTGCACCGGCAGTATCTCCTGCTCCCCCCAATCCCCGATGACATGGCCGCTTCGGTTGCGGACCACCTCATGATATATGGGCAGAGCTTCGCCGAGACCTTCCTCGTCCCTCCCGGCGTCGACGAGGAGGAAGCTGCTACGGCTACGGAGGAGACGTCATTCAGGGTGATCTGGGTGGTGCTGCTCCAAGCTAAGCAGATGGCCCTTGTCTTCTCTTCCCGCACAGGGCAATGGCGAGCCCTGACTCGGAGCGAGTCGTTACCTCTACCGGATTTCACATGGATGGCTTGCTTCAGGTCACGCCATTACGCCCATGGCTGCTTCTACTGGATTTCAGGTGAAAAATTGCTGGTGCTTGACATTCAGAGGATGGAGTTCTCCATGGCTGACCACCCACCCTGTGCCAGAGCTCCGAGCGATGATGTGGCCATTGCGGAGGCAGGCCAAGGCACGATTCGGATGTTTGTGCCTACACCCAACACAGCTCGCCGTAGTTTTACGGTTTGGCGAAACAATGGTGGGATTTCCACCCAGTGGCAGTGGCAGATGGAGAATGAAACAATCTTGCTGCCTTCTGGGTCCTTGCTCACGGGTGCAGTGGGGAGGCACTTGCTCCTATATCATGTGGGAAGCTCGTCAATCAGGCGAGGTTGTTACACGCGCGGCGTCGACACATTCCAGTTTGAGAGGGTGTGTGGTTCTGCTTCATTGCCCAAGCCGTCTCATGTATATTGCAACTTTCCACCGTCGTTATTATCGTCACCGACAGTGTCAAGTG CCACACCCCACGCTGACGTCCGAGGAGAGGGGGGAGCTGTGCAGGTGCCTGAACCACAAGAAGTCGACGCTGGAGGCATGGAAGGGTCCGTCCTCTCAGTGGCTGCCGAAGCTCCAAGCCCCAATGACGAAGCAGAGGCGGGGTGTGGTGGGCGAGGAGGAGGCGCTGGGGCTGGTGCAGGGGCTGAACCTCCGGAGGGTGCAGGGGCGGGTGGCGTAGCTTGA
- the LOC125540276 gene encoding uncharacterized protein LOC125540276 isoform X2 — protein MCTVGLLPQQHTLHRANSHRPTHTPPPPPDGGRKMASLAIPDELLVDILLRLPTPEDLIRASAACVSFRRLITDRSFLRRFRKIHPPPLLGFLDPVVRRFHPAVRPHPSAPAAGAVALAADFSFAFLPAPGPPFAFIPAPARDWTVREVRDGRVLLDRPRRHDSGDGLGPLFNEMVVCDPLHRQYLLLPPIPDDMAASVADHLMIYGQSFAETFLVPPGVDEEEAATATEETSFRVIWVVLLQAKQMALVFSSRTGQWRALTRSESLPLPDFTWMACFRSRHYAHGCFYWISELRAMMWPLRRQAKARFGCLCLHPTQLAVVLRFGETMVGFPPSGSGRWRMKQSCCLLGPCSRVQWGGTCSYIMWEARQSGEVVTRAASTHSSLRGCVVLLHCPSRLMYIATFHRRYYRHRQCQVPHPTLTSEERGELCRCLNHKKSTLEAWKGPSSQWLPKLQAPMTKQRRGVVGEEEALGLVQGLNLRRVQGRVA, from the exons ATGTGTACCGTGGGCTTACTTCCCCAACAGCACACGCTGCATCGTGCGAACTCCCACAGACCCACAcacacgccgccgccgccgccggacggcGGCCGGAAGATGGCCTCGCTGGCGATCCCCGACGAGCTACTAGTGGACATCCTCCTCCGCCTCCCCACCCCAGAAGACCTCAtccgcgcctccgccgcctgcgTCTCCTTCCGCCGCCTCATCACCGACCGCTCCTTCCTCCGGCGCTTCCGCAAGATCCACCCCCCGCCCCTCCTCGGCTTCCTCGACCCAGTTGTTCGCCGCTTCCACCCCGCCGTTCGGCCTCACCCCTCCGCGCCGGCGGCCGGCGCCGTCGCGCTCGCCGCCGACTTCTCCTTCGCCTTCCTCCCCGCCCCCGGCCCCCCCTTCGCCTTCATCCCCGCCCCCGCCCGGGACTGGACCGTGCGGGAAGTCCGCGACGGCCGCGTCCTCCTCGACAGACCCCGCCGCCACGACTCCGGTGATGGGCTCGGACCCCTCTTCAATGAGATGGTGGTGTGCGACCCCCTGCACCGGCAGTATCTCCTGCTCCCCCCAATCCCCGATGACATGGCCGCTTCGGTTGCGGACCACCTCATGATATATGGGCAGAGCTTCGCCGAGACCTTCCTCGTCCCTCCCGGCGTCGACGAGGAGGAAGCTGCTACGGCTACGGAGGAGACGTCATTCAGGGTGATCTGGGTGGTGCTGCTCCAAGCTAAGCAGATGGCCCTTGTCTTCTCTTCCCGCACAGGGCAATGGCGAGCCCTGACTCGGAGCGAGTCGTTACCTCTACCGGATTTCACATGGATGGCTTGCTTCAGGTCACGCCATTACGCCCATGGCTGCTTCTACTGGATTTCAG AGCTCCGAGCGATGATGTGGCCATTGCGGAGGCAGGCCAAGGCACGATTCGGATGTTTGTGCCTACACCCAACACAGCTCGCCGTAGTTTTACGGTTTGGCGAAACAATGGTGGGATTTCCACCCAGTGGCAGTGGCAGATGGAGAATGAAACAATCTTGCTGCCTTCTGGGTCCTTGCTCACGGGTGCAGTGGGGAGGCACTTGCTCCTATATCATGTGGGAAGCTCGTCAATCAGGCGAGGTTGTTACACGCGCGGCGTCGACACATTCCAGTTTGAGAGGGTGTGTGGTTCTGCTTCATTGCCCAAGCCGTCTCATGTATATTGCAACTTTCCACCGTCGTTATTATCGTCACCGACAGTGTCAAGTG CCACACCCCACGCTGACGTCCGAGGAGAGGGGGGAGCTGTGCAGGTGCCTGAACCACAAGAAGTCGACGCTGGAGGCATGGAAGGGTCCGTCCTCTCAGTGGCTGCCGAAGCTCCAAGCCCCAATGACGAAGCAGAGGCGGGGTGTGGTGGGCGAGGAGGAGGCGCTGGGGCTGGTGCAGGGGCTGAACCTCCGGAGGGTGCAGGGGCGGGTGGCGTAG
- the LOC125540280 gene encoding uncharacterized protein LOC125540280 isoform X2, translating into MASLAIPDELLVDIFLRLPTPEDLIRASAACVSFRRLVADRSFLRRFRKIPPPPLLGFLDSGRHLFHPAVPPHPSAPAASAVALAADFSFAFLPSPARGWSVREVRDGRVLLDRPRRHDSVDGFGALFKEMVVCDPLHRQYLLLPPIPDDLAASVVDQLLVEGHCLAETFLVPPGNGDEEEEGTSFRVIWMGLFEAKLVAAVFSSGTGKWRAFSSELLLGFLLWSWMDLFMSRHYAHGCFYWVSGSIEKLLVLDIQRMEFSMADHPLCARHLGDDVAIVEAGQGMIRMFVPKPDTSRLKYNVWRNNAGISTQWQMEERTFSLDSGSLLTGAVGRHLLLYQCGSSSVQTGGFTLDVDTSQVERAHAMLTSRELGNLCQCLKYRKLALGARKELSSQWSFKLQTTCSSSSTMPRRVVLWRGKGGQAHTMLLMSRERGALCRCPKWKKLTLEACKDLPLQWPLELQTPCSSSTVMLTRVVAGRGGGALGLDLWGVQGLVAELERAREETRSQSSSTIASTTTKGVRVG; encoded by the exons ATGGCCTCGCTGGCGATCCCCGACGagctactagtggacatcttccTCCGCCTCCCCACCCCAGAAGACCTCAtccgcgcctccgccgcctgcgTCTCCTTCCGCCGCCTCGTCGCCGACCGCTCCTTCCTCCGGCGCTTCCGCAAGATCCCCCCCCCGCCCCTCCTCGGCTTCCTCGACTCAGGTCGGCACCTCTTCCACCCCGCCGTGCCGCCTCACCCCTCCGCGCCGGCGGCCAGCGCCGTCGCCCTCGCCGCCGACTTCTCCTTCGCCTTCCTCCCCTCCCCCGCCCGGGGCTGGTCCGTGCGGGAAGTCCGCGACGGCCGCGTCCTCCTCGACAGACCCCGCCGCCACGACTCCGTCGATGGGTTCGGAGCCCTCTTCAAGGAGATGGTGGTGTGCGACCCCTTGCACCGGCAGTATCTCCTGCTCCCCCCAATCCCCGATGACCTAGCCGCTTCGGTCGTGGACCAACTCCTGGTAGAAGGGCATTGCTTGGCCGAGACCTTCCTCGTCCCTCCCGGCaacggcgacgaggaggaggaggggacATCATTCCGGGTGATCTGGATGGGGCTGTTTGAAGCTAAGCTAGTGGCCGCTGTCTTCTCTTCCGGCACAGGGAAATGGCGAGCCTTTTCAAGCGAGTTGTTGCTGGGCTTCCTGTTATGGTCGTGGATGGATCTCTTCATGTCGCGCCATTATGCACATGGTTGCTTCTACTGGGTTTCAGGTTCAATTGAAAAATTGCTAGTGCTTGACATTCAGAGGATGGAGTTCTCCATGGCTGACCACCCACTCTGTGCCAGACATTTGGGCGATGATGTGGCCATCGTGGAGGCAGGCCAAGGCATGATTCGGATGTTTGTGCCTAAACCCGACACATCTCGCCTTAAATATAACGTTTGGCGAAACAATGCTGGGATTTCTACCCAGTGGCAGATGGAGGAGAGGACGTTCTCGCTGGATTCTGGGTCCTTGCTCACAGGTGCGGTGGGGAGGCACTTGCTCCTATATCAGTGTGGAAGCTCGTCGGTCCAGACAGGTGGTTTCACCCTCGACGTCGACACATCCCAGGTTGAGAGG GCGCACGCCATGCTGACATCCAGGGAGCTGGGGAATCTGTGCCAGTGCCTGAAGTACAGGAAGCTGGCCCTGGGGGCACGCAAGGAACTGTCCTCCCAGTGGTCGTTCAAGCTTCAAACCACTTGTTCGTCGTCGTCAACGATGCCGAGGCGCGTCGTGCTGTGGCGAGGGAAAGGAGGACAG GCACACACCATGCTGCTGATGTCCAGGGAGCGGGGAGCGCTGTGCCGGTGCCCCAAGTGGAAGAAGCTGACCCTGGAGGCGTGCAAGGACCTGCCCTTGCAGTGGCCGCTCGAGCTCCAAACCCCTTGCTCGTCGTCGACAGTGATGCTGACGAGGGTCGTGGCGGGCAGAGGAGGCGGCGCGCTGGGGCTGGACCTGTGGGGGGTGCAGGGGCTGGTAGCCGAGCTAGAGAGGGCGCGCGAGGAGACAAGGAGCCAGAGTAGCAGTACCATTGCATCCACGACGACCAAGGGCGTCAGGGTTGGATGA
- the LOC125540280 gene encoding uncharacterized protein LOC125540280 isoform X4: MASLAIPDELLVDIFLRLPTPEDLIRASAACVSFRRLVADRSFLRRFRKIPPPPLLGFLDSGRHLFHPAVPPHPSAPAASAVALAADFSFAFLPSPARGWSVREVRDGRVLLDRPRRHDSVDGFGALFKEMVVCDPLHRQYLLLPPIPDDLAASVVDQLLVEGHCLAETFLVPPGNGDEEEEGTSFRVIWMGLFEAKLVAAVFSSGTGKWRAFSSELLLGFLLWSWMDLFMSRHYAHGCFYWVSGSIEKLLVLDIQRMEFSMADHPLCARHLGDDVAIVEAGQGMIRMFVPKPDTSRLKYNVWRNNAGISTQWQMEERTFSLDSGSLLTGAVGRHLLLYQCGSSSVQTGGFTLDVDTSQVERAHTMLLMSRERGALCRCPKWKKLTLEACKDLPLQWPLELQTPCSSSTVMLTRVVAGRGGGALGLDLWGVQGLVAELERAREETRSQSSSTIASTTTKGVRVG, from the exons ATGGCCTCGCTGGCGATCCCCGACGagctactagtggacatcttccTCCGCCTCCCCACCCCAGAAGACCTCAtccgcgcctccgccgcctgcgTCTCCTTCCGCCGCCTCGTCGCCGACCGCTCCTTCCTCCGGCGCTTCCGCAAGATCCCCCCCCCGCCCCTCCTCGGCTTCCTCGACTCAGGTCGGCACCTCTTCCACCCCGCCGTGCCGCCTCACCCCTCCGCGCCGGCGGCCAGCGCCGTCGCCCTCGCCGCCGACTTCTCCTTCGCCTTCCTCCCCTCCCCCGCCCGGGGCTGGTCCGTGCGGGAAGTCCGCGACGGCCGCGTCCTCCTCGACAGACCCCGCCGCCACGACTCCGTCGATGGGTTCGGAGCCCTCTTCAAGGAGATGGTGGTGTGCGACCCCTTGCACCGGCAGTATCTCCTGCTCCCCCCAATCCCCGATGACCTAGCCGCTTCGGTCGTGGACCAACTCCTGGTAGAAGGGCATTGCTTGGCCGAGACCTTCCTCGTCCCTCCCGGCaacggcgacgaggaggaggaggggacATCATTCCGGGTGATCTGGATGGGGCTGTTTGAAGCTAAGCTAGTGGCCGCTGTCTTCTCTTCCGGCACAGGGAAATGGCGAGCCTTTTCAAGCGAGTTGTTGCTGGGCTTCCTGTTATGGTCGTGGATGGATCTCTTCATGTCGCGCCATTATGCACATGGTTGCTTCTACTGGGTTTCAGGTTCAATTGAAAAATTGCTAGTGCTTGACATTCAGAGGATGGAGTTCTCCATGGCTGACCACCCACTCTGTGCCAGACATTTGGGCGATGATGTGGCCATCGTGGAGGCAGGCCAAGGCATGATTCGGATGTTTGTGCCTAAACCCGACACATCTCGCCTTAAATATAACGTTTGGCGAAACAATGCTGGGATTTCTACCCAGTGGCAGATGGAGGAGAGGACGTTCTCGCTGGATTCTGGGTCCTTGCTCACAGGTGCGGTGGGGAGGCACTTGCTCCTATATCAGTGTGGAAGCTCGTCGGTCCAGACAGGTGGTTTCACCCTCGACGTCGACACATCCCAGGTTGAGAGG GCACACACCATGCTGCTGATGTCCAGGGAGCGGGGAGCGCTGTGCCGGTGCCCCAAGTGGAAGAAGCTGACCCTGGAGGCGTGCAAGGACCTGCCCTTGCAGTGGCCGCTCGAGCTCCAAACCCCTTGCTCGTCGTCGACAGTGATGCTGACGAGGGTCGTGGCGGGCAGAGGAGGCGGCGCGCTGGGGCTGGACCTGTGGGGGGTGCAGGGGCTGGTAGCCGAGCTAGAGAGGGCGCGCGAGGAGACAAGGAGCCAGAGTAGCAGTACCATTGCATCCACGACGACCAAGGGCGTCAGGGTTGGATGA
- the LOC125540280 gene encoding uncharacterized protein LOC125540280 isoform X1, whose translation MASLAIPDELLVDIFLRLPTPEDLIRASAACVSFRRLVADRSFLRRFRKIPPPPLLGFLDSGRHLFHPAVPPHPSAPAASAVALAADFSFAFLPSPARGWSVREVRDGRVLLDRPRRHDSVDGFGALFKEMVVCDPLHRQYLLLPPIPDDLAASVVDQLLVEGHCLAETFLVPPGNGDEEEEGTSFRVIWMGLFEAKLVAAVFSSGTGKWRAFSSELLLGFLLWSWMDLFMSRHYAHGCFYWVSGSIEKLLVLDIQRMEFSMADHPLCARHLGDDVAIVEAGQGMIRMFVPKPDTSRLKYNVWRNNAGISTQWQMEERTFSLDSGSLLTGAVGRHLLLYQCGSSSVQTGGFTLDVDTSQVERVCASFPAPSHVYCNFSPSLLSSPTVSSGARHADIQGAGESVPVPEVQEAGPGGTQGTVLPVVVQASNHLFVVVNDAEARRAVARERRTGTHHAADVQGAGSAVPVPQVEEADPGGVQGPALAVAARAPNPLLVVDSDADEGRGGQRRRRAGAGPVGGAGAGSRAREGARGDKEPE comes from the exons ATGGCCTCGCTGGCGATCCCCGACGagctactagtggacatcttccTCCGCCTCCCCACCCCAGAAGACCTCAtccgcgcctccgccgcctgcgTCTCCTTCCGCCGCCTCGTCGCCGACCGCTCCTTCCTCCGGCGCTTCCGCAAGATCCCCCCCCCGCCCCTCCTCGGCTTCCTCGACTCAGGTCGGCACCTCTTCCACCCCGCCGTGCCGCCTCACCCCTCCGCGCCGGCGGCCAGCGCCGTCGCCCTCGCCGCCGACTTCTCCTTCGCCTTCCTCCCCTCCCCCGCCCGGGGCTGGTCCGTGCGGGAAGTCCGCGACGGCCGCGTCCTCCTCGACAGACCCCGCCGCCACGACTCCGTCGATGGGTTCGGAGCCCTCTTCAAGGAGATGGTGGTGTGCGACCCCTTGCACCGGCAGTATCTCCTGCTCCCCCCAATCCCCGATGACCTAGCCGCTTCGGTCGTGGACCAACTCCTGGTAGAAGGGCATTGCTTGGCCGAGACCTTCCTCGTCCCTCCCGGCaacggcgacgaggaggaggaggggacATCATTCCGGGTGATCTGGATGGGGCTGTTTGAAGCTAAGCTAGTGGCCGCTGTCTTCTCTTCCGGCACAGGGAAATGGCGAGCCTTTTCAAGCGAGTTGTTGCTGGGCTTCCTGTTATGGTCGTGGATGGATCTCTTCATGTCGCGCCATTATGCACATGGTTGCTTCTACTGGGTTTCAGGTTCAATTGAAAAATTGCTAGTGCTTGACATTCAGAGGATGGAGTTCTCCATGGCTGACCACCCACTCTGTGCCAGACATTTGGGCGATGATGTGGCCATCGTGGAGGCAGGCCAAGGCATGATTCGGATGTTTGTGCCTAAACCCGACACATCTCGCCTTAAATATAACGTTTGGCGAAACAATGCTGGGATTTCTACCCAGTGGCAGATGGAGGAGAGGACGTTCTCGCTGGATTCTGGGTCCTTGCTCACAGGTGCGGTGGGGAGGCACTTGCTCCTATATCAGTGTGGAAGCTCGTCGGTCCAGACAGGTGGTTTCACCCTCGACGTCGACACATCCCAGGTTGAGAGGGTGTGTGCTTCATTTCCTGCACCGTCACACGTATATTGCAACTTTTCACCATCGTTGTTATCGTCACCGACAGTGTCAAGTG GCGCACGCCATGCTGACATCCAGGGAGCTGGGGAATCTGTGCCAGTGCCTGAAGTACAGGAAGCTGGCCCTGGGGGCACGCAAGGAACTGTCCTCCCAGTGGTCGTTCAAGCTTCAAACCACTTGTTCGTCGTCGTCAACGATGCCGAGGCGCGTCGTGCTGTGGCGAGGGAAAGGAGGACAG GCACACACCATGCTGCTGATGTCCAGGGAGCGGGGAGCGCTGTGCCGGTGCCCCAAGTGGAAGAAGCTGACCCTGGAGGCGTGCAAGGACCTGCCCTTGCAGTGGCCGCTCGAGCTCCAAACCCCTTGCTCGTCGTCGACAGTGATGCTGACGAGGGTCGTGGCGGGCAGAGGAGGCGGCGCGCTGGGGCTGGACCTGTGGGGGGTGCAGGGGCTGGTAGCCGAGCTAGAGAGGGCGCGCGAGGAGACAAGGAGCCAGAGTAG
- the LOC125540280 gene encoding uncharacterized protein LOC125540280 isoform X3 encodes MASLAIPDELLVDIFLRLPTPEDLIRASAACVSFRRLVADRSFLRRFRKIPPPPLLGFLDSGRHLFHPAVPPHPSAPAASAVALAADFSFAFLPSPARGWSVREVRDGRVLLDRPRRHDSVDGFGALFKEMVVCDPLHRQYLLLPPIPDDLAASVVDQLLVEGHCLAETFLVPPGNGDEEEEGTSFRVIWMGLFEAKLVAAVFSSGTGKWRAFSSELLLGFLLWSWMDLFMSRHYAHGCFYWVSGSIEKLLVLDIQRMEFSMADHPLCARHLGDDVAIVEAGQGMIRMFVPKPDTSRLKYNVWRNNAGISTQWQMEERTFSLDSGSLLTGAVGRHLLLYQCGSSSVQTGGFTLDVDTSQVERVCASFPAPSHVYCNFSPSLLSSPTVSSGTHHAADVQGAGSAVPVPQVEEADPGGVQGPALAVAARAPNPLLVVDSDADEGRGGQRRRRAGAGPVGGAGAGSRAREGARGDKEPE; translated from the exons ATGGCCTCGCTGGCGATCCCCGACGagctactagtggacatcttccTCCGCCTCCCCACCCCAGAAGACCTCAtccgcgcctccgccgcctgcgTCTCCTTCCGCCGCCTCGTCGCCGACCGCTCCTTCCTCCGGCGCTTCCGCAAGATCCCCCCCCCGCCCCTCCTCGGCTTCCTCGACTCAGGTCGGCACCTCTTCCACCCCGCCGTGCCGCCTCACCCCTCCGCGCCGGCGGCCAGCGCCGTCGCCCTCGCCGCCGACTTCTCCTTCGCCTTCCTCCCCTCCCCCGCCCGGGGCTGGTCCGTGCGGGAAGTCCGCGACGGCCGCGTCCTCCTCGACAGACCCCGCCGCCACGACTCCGTCGATGGGTTCGGAGCCCTCTTCAAGGAGATGGTGGTGTGCGACCCCTTGCACCGGCAGTATCTCCTGCTCCCCCCAATCCCCGATGACCTAGCCGCTTCGGTCGTGGACCAACTCCTGGTAGAAGGGCATTGCTTGGCCGAGACCTTCCTCGTCCCTCCCGGCaacggcgacgaggaggaggaggggacATCATTCCGGGTGATCTGGATGGGGCTGTTTGAAGCTAAGCTAGTGGCCGCTGTCTTCTCTTCCGGCACAGGGAAATGGCGAGCCTTTTCAAGCGAGTTGTTGCTGGGCTTCCTGTTATGGTCGTGGATGGATCTCTTCATGTCGCGCCATTATGCACATGGTTGCTTCTACTGGGTTTCAGGTTCAATTGAAAAATTGCTAGTGCTTGACATTCAGAGGATGGAGTTCTCCATGGCTGACCACCCACTCTGTGCCAGACATTTGGGCGATGATGTGGCCATCGTGGAGGCAGGCCAAGGCATGATTCGGATGTTTGTGCCTAAACCCGACACATCTCGCCTTAAATATAACGTTTGGCGAAACAATGCTGGGATTTCTACCCAGTGGCAGATGGAGGAGAGGACGTTCTCGCTGGATTCTGGGTCCTTGCTCACAGGTGCGGTGGGGAGGCACTTGCTCCTATATCAGTGTGGAAGCTCGTCGGTCCAGACAGGTGGTTTCACCCTCGACGTCGACACATCCCAGGTTGAGAGGGTGTGTGCTTCATTTCCTGCACCGTCACACGTATATTGCAACTTTTCACCATCGTTGTTATCGTCACCGACAGTGTCAAGTG GCACACACCATGCTGCTGATGTCCAGGGAGCGGGGAGCGCTGTGCCGGTGCCCCAAGTGGAAGAAGCTGACCCTGGAGGCGTGCAAGGACCTGCCCTTGCAGTGGCCGCTCGAGCTCCAAACCCCTTGCTCGTCGTCGACAGTGATGCTGACGAGGGTCGTGGCGGGCAGAGGAGGCGGCGCGCTGGGGCTGGACCTGTGGGGGGTGCAGGGGCTGGTAGCCGAGCTAGAGAGGGCGCGCGAGGAGACAAGGAGCCAGAGTAG
- the LOC125540281 gene encoding pentatricopeptide repeat-containing protein At4g01990, mitochondrial-like has protein sequence MAALAPSAGARFLRRLLSTAAEVARELPAPAAKNPKKAARPVGKRAARAVAPQDAEKAAHPAAEAAPDAEGAKKAAAAGTKDSRPLYRRLSALGNAGEGSVSAVMNKWLREGRETRSVDLERYVKELRRYKRHSQALELMDWMIHTKGMNMSYTNHAIRLDLIYKVRGIEAAEKYFEGLPDPAKNHRTFGALLNCYCSSKKEEKATDLYRKMDELGIASSTLPINNLMSLYMKLGQHKKVCSLFEEMKEKNVKPDNLTCCILMTSCAALNKIDDVEQVLKEMEEKGGVLGWSAYSTLASIYQSAGLVEKAESALKKLEGLVQDRDGRQPFDFLMSLYASVGNLSEVKRVWGVVKGTFPKVTNTSYFSMLQALLKLNDADYMKQVFEEWESNHECYDVKLTNVMTRAHLKNGMAKEAEQLWEKAKEMGACFDSKTCELFLDHYMGTGDMKSALNWVENVTKLPKKAGKLDPDKIPKFSKYFEEQKDVQGAERFCNCLRALGCIDGKAYESLLRTYLAAGETSRSVRQQIKDDKIEICYDIGKLLKRLGDKGR, from the exons ATGGCGGCGCTCGCCCCCTCCGCCGGCGCCCGCTtcctccgccgcctcctctccaCCGCCGCCGAGGTGGCACGGGAGTTGCCGGCCCCCGCCGCGAAGAACCCGAAGAAAGCGGCGCGCCCCGTCGGGAAGCGGGCGGCGCGCGCCGTCGCCCCCCAGGACGCGGAGAAGGCGGCGCATCCCGCAGCAGAGGCGGCGCCGGATGCGGAgggcgcgaagaaggcggcggcggcggggaccaAGGACTCGCGCCCGCTGTACCGGCGGCTGTCGGCCCTGGGGAACGCCGGGGAGGGGAGCGTGTCGGCGGTGATGAACAAGTGGCTGCGGGAGGGCCGGGAGACGCGCTCCGTGGATCTCGAGCGCTACGTCAAGGAGCTCCGCAGGTACAAGCGCCATTCCCAGGCCCTCGAG TTGATGGATTGGATGATTCATACAAAGGGCATGAACATGTCTTACACTAACCATGCAATACGTTTGGATCTCATCTACAAAGTGCGTGGCATCGAGGCAGCTGAAAAATATTTTGAAGGCCTTCCTGATCCAGCCAAAAACCATCGAACCTTTGGGGCACTTCTGAACTGTTATTGCTCATCGAAAAAGGAAGAGAAAGCAACAGACCTTTATCGCAAGATGGATGAGCTAGGCATTGCATCCAGCACTCTGCCCATCAACAATCTCATGTCCCTATACATGAAGTTAGGCCAGCATAAGAAGGTCTGTAGCCTGTTTGAGGAGATGAAGGAGAAGAATGTTAAGCCGGATAACCTGACGTGCTGCATTCTGATGACCAGCTGTGCGGCATTGAACAAGATAGATGACGTTGAACAAGTTCTAAAAGAAATGGAAGAAAAGGGTGGGGTTCTAGGGTGGTCTGCATACAGCACACTGGCTTCCATCTACCAGAGTGCTGGTTTGGTTGAAAAAGCAGAGTCTGCTCTGAAGAAACTTGAGGGCCTTGTTCAAGATCGTGATGGCAGACAGCCTTTTGATTTCCTTATGAGTCTATATGCTTCCGTAGGCAATTTGAGCGAGGTCAAGAGGGTGTGGGGCGTGGTTAAGGGCACTTTCCCCAAAGTGACTAACACGAGCTACTTCAGCATGCTGCAGGCTCTTCTTAAGCTCAATGATGCTGATTACATGAAGCAGGTCTTTGAGGAATGGGAGTCTAATCATGAGTGCTATGACGTGAAGCTGACTAACGTGATGACTCGAGCCCACCTGAAGAATGGCATGGCCAAGGAAGCAGAGCAGCTGTGGGAAAAGGCCAAGGAAATGGGTGCATGTTTTGACTCTAAAACATGCGAGCTGTTTCTCGATCACTACATGGGGACAGGGGACATGAAATCAGCGCTGAACTGGGTCGAGAATGTGACGAAGCTCCCCAAGAAAGCAGGGAAGCTGGATCCTGATAAGATCCCGAAGTTCTCCAAGTACTTCGAAGAGCAGAAGGACGTGCAAGGCGCCGAGAGGTTCTGCAACTGCCTGAGGGCGCTCGGGTGCATCGACGGCAAAGCATACGAGTCCCTCCTGCGGACCTATCTGGCGGCCGGTGAGACGAGCCGCTCCGTCCGGCAGCAGATCAAAGACGACAAGATTGAGATTTGCTATGACATTGGGAAACTGCTCAAGAGGTTGGGCGACAAGGGGCGATGA